The following are encoded in a window of Aerococcus sanguinicola genomic DNA:
- the glmM gene encoding phosphoglucosamine mutase has protein sequence MRKYFGTDGVRGEANRELTPELAFKLGRCGGYVLLQHAGEQSENPRVLVARDPRISGQLLEHALISGLLSVGIEVFQLGVISTPGVAYLTRTTGATAGVMISASHNPAADNGIKFFGSDGFKLSDDQELEIEALLDQEEDDLPRPSSEGLGTVSEYLEGASKYLEFLESTITSSLEGINVCIDAANGATSPLVNRLFADLEANFQTMASSPNGLNINDGVGSTHPEALAQMVLDNQADVGIAFDGDGDRCLAVDEKGRLIDGDHIMFICGKYLNERGRLTNNTIVATVMSNLGFHKATEAAGINVETTKVGDRYVVEAMREHGYNLGGEQSGHIIFMDYNTTGDGLLTAIQLLFVMKQTGKKLSELADEMQSYPQILVNVRVTRQGREDAMKSESVQDVIQAVEADMGGDGRILVRPSGTENLLRVMVEAKTDELAADYANRIADQVRQEFGVE, from the coding sequence ATGCGTAAATATTTTGGAACGGATGGCGTTCGTGGTGAAGCTAACCGCGAATTGACACCAGAACTCGCCTTTAAATTAGGCCGTTGTGGGGGCTATGTCCTCCTCCAGCATGCCGGCGAACAGAGTGAAAATCCGCGTGTCCTCGTGGCGCGTGACCCGCGAATCTCAGGGCAATTGCTTGAACATGCCCTGATCTCCGGCCTCTTATCCGTTGGCATTGAAGTCTTCCAATTAGGCGTCATTTCAACCCCTGGGGTGGCCTACTTGACCCGGACAACCGGTGCCACAGCTGGTGTGATGATTTCAGCCAGCCACAACCCAGCAGCGGATAACGGGATTAAATTCTTCGGCAGTGACGGCTTCAAGCTTTCTGATGACCAAGAACTAGAAATCGAAGCCCTTCTCGACCAGGAGGAAGACGACCTGCCACGGCCAAGCAGCGAAGGTTTAGGTACAGTGAGTGAATACCTGGAAGGGGCCTCCAAGTACTTGGAATTCCTCGAATCCACCATCACTTCTTCACTCGAAGGCATCAATGTCTGCATCGACGCGGCTAATGGGGCAACCTCTCCCTTGGTTAACCGCCTCTTCGCTGACCTAGAAGCCAACTTCCAAACCATGGCCTCTTCCCCTAACGGCCTCAATATTAATGACGGCGTGGGGTCCACCCACCCTGAAGCCCTCGCACAAATGGTCCTCGACAACCAAGCTGACGTGGGGATCGCTTTCGATGGCGACGGCGACCGCTGTCTGGCTGTCGACGAGAAGGGCCGCTTGATTGATGGCGACCACATCATGTTCATCTGCGGCAAGTACTTGAACGAGCGCGGACGTTTGACGAACAACACCATTGTTGCCACCGTCATGTCCAATCTCGGCTTCCATAAGGCGACAGAAGCCGCTGGCATCAATGTGGAAACTACCAAGGTCGGCGACCGCTATGTGGTAGAAGCCATGCGCGAACACGGTTACAACCTAGGTGGTGAACAATCCGGCCATATCATCTTCATGGACTACAACACGACTGGTGACGGCCTACTGACCGCCATCCAATTGCTCTTCGTCATGAAGCAAACTGGGAAGAAACTCTCCGAACTCGCCGACGAGATGCAATCTTACCCACAAATCCTCGTCAATGTGCGAGTGACCCGCCAAGGCCGCGAAGATGCCATGAAGTCTGAAAGCGTCCAAGACGTTATCCAAGCCGTTGAAGCCGACATGGGCGGTGACGGACGGATCTTGGTGCGCCCTAGCGGTACCGAAAACCTCCTCCGCGTCATGGTCGAAGCCAAAACAGACGAACTCGCCGCCGACTACGCCAACCGGATTGCCGACCAAGTCCGCCAAGAATTCGGCGTTGAATAG
- a CDS encoding CdaR family protein produces MTMNKIYDNKWLTLLVALFLALTMFVFVKAERYNDNPISFFQNVSENSTETISNVPVHIKGNVQNYYITGLPETVDVELSGPANLIQQTLEAENFKVVTEDLEQLGQGQHYIKLRLEGISKELHYKLSPSSVNITIAELQTQNYPIEVRVNSDKLSPDYAVGNVSVNPQTVTLSGSGDKLQQISQVYVNVDIPSDASDSYTTSATVLIADSQGQMLDISADPKQVEVQVDIQSNTNTVPIQFEAINGRADTDYEIEPLTTHNTVLSGDPASIHQLNRVMGYVDVSQISKEEETQVDLELPAGVASMEPAQVRVKVTPHRQNAASRQEEATREANSASSQRSQESRSTADRPNSPSQEQDPSA; encoded by the coding sequence ATGACGATGAATAAAATTTATGACAATAAGTGGTTAACTCTCCTGGTCGCCCTCTTCCTCGCCTTGACCATGTTCGTCTTCGTTAAGGCTGAGCGCTACAATGACAATCCCATTTCTTTCTTCCAGAATGTGAGTGAGAATTCGACGGAGACCATTTCCAATGTCCCCGTCCACATCAAGGGCAATGTCCAAAACTACTATATTACCGGTCTGCCCGAAACCGTGGACGTGGAGCTGTCGGGACCAGCCAATCTTATCCAACAAACCTTGGAGGCTGAGAACTTCAAGGTCGTCACTGAGGACTTGGAGCAGCTCGGCCAGGGCCAACACTATATCAAGCTCCGCCTGGAAGGGATCTCCAAGGAATTGCATTACAAGCTCTCCCCTTCCAGCGTCAATATCACTATTGCGGAACTCCAGACCCAAAATTATCCCATTGAGGTCCGGGTGAACAGTGATAAGCTCTCCCCCGACTATGCGGTCGGTAATGTGAGTGTCAACCCTCAAACCGTTACCCTGTCAGGCTCTGGCGACAAGCTCCAACAGATCAGCCAGGTCTATGTCAATGTGGATATCCCGAGCGATGCCAGCGACTCCTATACCACTTCGGCCACGGTCCTAATCGCGGATAGCCAGGGGCAGATGCTGGATATCAGTGCCGATCCTAAGCAAGTGGAAGTCCAAGTCGACATCCAGTCCAATACCAATACCGTCCCCATCCAATTTGAAGCTATCAACGGCCGGGCCGACACCGACTATGAGATCGAACCCCTTACCACCCATAACACGGTGCTCTCGGGAGATCCCGCCAGCATCCACCAGCTCAACCGGGTGATGGGCTATGTCGATGTCAGCCAGATTAGCAAGGAAGAAGAAACACAGGTGGACCTGGAACTGCCAGCCGGGGTAGCCTCCATGGAACCGGCCCAAGTCCGGGTCAAGGTCACGCCCCACCGGCAGAACGCTGCCAGCCGCCAAGAAGAAGCAACAAGAGAGGCTAATTCCGCTAGCAGCCAGCGGTCCCAGGAGAGCCGGTCGACAGCTGACCGCCCAAATTCTCCCAGCCAGGAACAAGACCCCTCCGCCTAG
- the cdaA gene encoding diadenylate cyclase CdaA yields MSFDWSSIFTFQHLFNLIDILIVWFLFYQLLKVIRHTKAINILNGIFVFIVIKILSSVFRLETIDWIMNSIIQWSVVGVLIIFQPEIRRGLEHLGQRLFTAKKQQMYANPMEEMVEEIIDASKYMAKRRIGALISIEQEQSLTEFAKTGISLNAAISSQLLINIFIPNTPLHDGAVIIQDGEITSAASFLPLSENPDIPKELGTRHRAAVGLSEQTDAITVVVSEETGGISLTYHGRIIRDLSEDELRQSLQDHFIVAEEQSESNILSRLFAKEEKESEAHDDE; encoded by the coding sequence CTACCAATTGTTGAAGGTGATCCGACATACCAAGGCGATCAATATTTTGAATGGGATTTTTGTCTTTATCGTGATTAAGATTCTGAGTTCGGTCTTTCGTCTGGAGACCATCGATTGGATCATGAACAGTATTATCCAGTGGTCCGTCGTAGGGGTCTTGATTATCTTCCAACCTGAGATCCGGCGCGGTCTGGAACATTTGGGCCAACGCCTCTTTACAGCTAAGAAGCAGCAGATGTACGCCAACCCCATGGAGGAAATGGTGGAAGAGATTATTGACGCTTCCAAGTACATGGCCAAGCGGCGGATTGGGGCCCTGATCTCGATTGAGCAGGAACAGTCCCTGACCGAATTCGCCAAGACCGGGATCAGCCTGAACGCCGCGATCAGCTCCCAGCTCCTCATTAATATCTTTATCCCCAACACCCCCCTCCACGATGGGGCGGTCATTATCCAAGATGGGGAGATCACATCCGCGGCGAGCTTCCTGCCCCTCTCGGAGAACCCCGATATCCCTAAGGAACTGGGGACCCGGCACCGGGCAGCAGTCGGCTTGAGCGAGCAGACCGATGCCATTACTGTTGTCGTCTCTGAAGAAACTGGGGGCATTTCCCTGACCTACCACGGCCGGATTATCCGCGACCTCTCCGAAGACGAACTCCGCCAAAGCCTCCAAGACCACTTCATTGTGGCTGAAGAACAGTCCGAAAGCAATATCCTGAGCCGCCTCTTCGCTAAAGAAGAGAAGGAAAGCGAGGCGCATGACGATGAATAA